DNA sequence from the Marinilongibacter aquaticus genome:
AATGTATGATGGGCGGGATTGGGAATTGCCCGGTAGGCCGCCAATCTTCTGTGATTGTAGAAATCGAGCACGAGTTCGGGTCGTTTGGCAAAACTTTCGGGGGTGGCCACTTCCTCTATGCTGTAATTTTCCCAAAGCCCTCCGTGATCTCTAAACGTTTTCAGTCCGCTATCTGCACTGATTCCGGCTCCTGTGAGCACAACAAGCTTTTTTTTGTTCATAAATGTCTGTAGAAAAGTGAATTTAAGCGGAATTGTTGAAAAAAGAAAAGCCACAGAGGGTATCTGTGGCTTATATCTAGTGAAGAAAATCAGGTTTAGCTTTCGCCCAATTTGAGGCATTCTTCCAAGGTCAATTCTTCAGGTTTTTTATCTTTCGGAATTTTCACGTTTCGTTTGCCAATTTTGATATACGGTCCATAACGCCCGTTCAACACTTGTACGCTTTCATTCTCTGGGAATGTCTTGATGACTTTGTTCTTTTCTTTTTGAAGATATTCTTCAATTTTTTCAGCGACTTTGTCGTCTTCAATCGTCAAAGGGTCCTCGCCTTTGATATTGATGAACTTGCCATTGTATTTGATATAAGGCCCGAAACGCCCTTTGCCTACTTGCACTGCTTCGCCTTTGTAGTCCGCCATGTCACGGGGCAAAGCATTGGCTGGGTCTTTTCTTCGTGTTTCTATAATTTCAATGGCCCTTTCGAGGTTGACGGCAAACGGATCTTCTCCTTTGTCCAGGTTGTAATATTTGCCATTGTGCAGAATATACGGTCCGTAGCGGCCTTCATTCACGACCAATGCCTGATCTTCGAAAATGCCCAATTCCAAAGGAAGTTTGGGCCCGTTGATCACCGCCATGGCCTCTTCGAGCGTCACATTGGCAATGAGCGTGCCTTTTTTCAAGGAAATGAATTCCGGTTTGTCTTCATCGGTGCTTTCGCCCACTTGAATATAGGGACCGTATTTTCCGATTTTCGCAAATATTTTTTTGCCTGATTTGGGTTCGATTCCCAACTCGTAGGAGTTTCCTGAAGAAGCTTCACTTTCAGCCGCTTTGTCCACTTTTTGGTGGAATTCTTGATAAAAGCTGTTGATCATGTTTTGCCATGGGAGCTTGCCTTCGGCCACATCATCAAATTCATCTTCAACTTTGGCGGTGAACTTGTAATCCAGTACTTCGTCAAAGTTTTCAACAAGGTAGTCATTGACAATCATGCCGATATTGGTAGGGAAGAGCTTGGCTTTTTCCGAACCAAAAGTCTCTGTGCCGTGATTTTCCTTTATTTCGGCATTGCTTAAAATATATTCTCGGAATTTTCGCTCCTGTCCAGGGCGGTCTTCTTTGACAATATAATTTCGCTTGATTACGGTCGAAATGGTAGGGGCGTAGGTTGAAGGTCGGCCGATGCCCAGTTCTTCCAGTTTTTTCACCAAGCTGGCTTCTGTAAACCTTGCAGGAGGTCTGCTGAATCGCTCGGTGGTTTTCATGCTTTGCAAATCCAAGATTTGCCCAACATGAAGTGGCGGAAGCATGCCGCTGTTTTCTTCGTCTTCGTCGTCTGTCGATTCGAGGTAAACTTTCAAGAAACCATCGAATTTGATGACTTCGCCCGTCGCGGTCAATTCTTCTTCGCGAGTCGAAATGCCAATTTTGGCGATTGTTCTTTCGATTTGGGCATCGCTCATTTGCGAAGCGATGGCTCTTTTCCAAATCAATTCGTACAGTCTTTTTTGATTACG
Encoded proteins:
- the topA gene encoding type I DNA topoisomerase, which gives rise to MSKNLVIVESPAKAKTIEGYLGKDFIVKSSFGHIRDLPEKQLGVDVEKNYEPTYEVSSDKKKVVSELKKLAKGNIVWLATDDDREGEAISWHLKEALGLDDGVKRIVFREITKNAISKAIENPRGIDIDLVNAQQARRVLDRLVGFELSPVLWKKIRLGGADRKNLSAGRVQSVAVRIIVEREREIENHEAVSSFKVSALFEVEKGKILKAELPKNFETEKEAVAFLEDCKQASFNINNLEVKPSKRKPAAPFTTSTLQQEASRKLSFSVAQTMQVAQRLYESGKITYMRTDSTNLSQEAIASASDQIRTAYGDEYLQTRQYKTKSESAQEAHEAIRPTNFSELEAGADRNQKRLYELIWKRAIASQMSDAQIERTIAKIGISTREEELTATGEVIKFDGFLKVYLESTDDEDEENSGMLPPLHVGQILDLQSMKTTERFSRPPARFTEASLVKKLEELGIGRPSTYAPTISTVIKRNYIVKEDRPGQERKFREYILSNAEIKENHGTETFGSEKAKLFPTNIGMIVNDYLVENFDEVLDYKFTAKVEDEFDDVAEGKLPWQNMINSFYQEFHQKVDKAAESEASSGNSYELGIEPKSGKKIFAKIGKYGPYIQVGESTDEDKPEFISLKKGTLIANVTLEEAMAVINGPKLPLELGIFEDQALVVNEGRYGPYILHNGKYYNLDKGEDPFAVNLERAIEIIETRRKDPANALPRDMADYKGEAVQVGKGRFGPYIKYNGKFINIKGEDPLTIEDDKVAEKIEEYLQKEKNKVIKTFPENESVQVLNGRYGPYIKIGKRNVKIPKDKKPEELTLEECLKLGES